DNA from Micromonospora nigra:
AACACGTCGAACGTCTTGCGGGCGGACTCGCTCAGCGGGGTGTCGGCGGTGGACAGCGGTCGACGGCCGGCCAGCTCGTCGGCGAGCAGCTTGGTGCGCTCCAGCCGGCTCAGCGACGGGTAGTCGTCGACCTCGCCCACCGCCCCGTACAGCTGGGTGAGCACCTCGTGGTGCTTCTCGGCGTGCTCCCGCACGTCCATCGTCGCCAGGTGCAGGCCGAACGCGGACACGGTGCGGATCGTCGAGGCGAGCCGGCCCACGGCGGTGAGCTGACCGGAGTTGCGGGCCAGCGAGGCGCGCAGCAGCTCCAGGTCGGCGACCAGCTCCGCCGAGCCCTTGTAGTCGCGCCCCGGCACGTGCGGGGTGCCCTGGCGCAGCCGCGCCCGGGTGTTGGCCAGCTTCGCCCGTACGCAGCGGGCCTTGAGCCGGTACGGCTCCTCCGCGTTGACCCGGCGGAACCGGGGCGCCACCTCGGGCAGCGCGTCGAGGTCGGTGGCGAGGCTGGCGGACAGGTCCAACGACACCCCGCGCAGCCGGCGGGACACCGACACCTCGTTGATCAGCTCGTCCATCGCCGCCTCGGTGGCCGCGAGGCCGTGCTCGTGCTGGATCACCAGCACCTCGCGGGTCACCGAGGGCGTGACGAACGGGTTGCCGTCGCGGTCGCCGCCGATCCACGTGCCGAAGGTCAGCGGGCGGGCGGTGGGGGAGGTCTCCACGCCGAGGGTGCGCAGCGTCTCGGCCAGGTCGTCGAGCACCTGGGGCGCGGCTTCGGCGTACAGGTCACGCAGGTAGTAGATGGCGTTGCGGGCCTCGTCGGTCGGGTCGGGCCGGTCCAGTCGCAGCTCGTCGGTCTGCCACATCAGGTCGAGCAGTTCGGCGAGGCGGCGGTTGGCGGGGCCCTCGTCGCTGGCGCCGTAGAGGATCGCGTTGGCGGTCTCGGCGTCCAGCTCGTCGGCGATGGCGCGCAGCTTCGACAGGATCGACCGGCGGGCCGCCTCGGTGGGGTGGGCGGTGAAGACGGGACGTACGGCCAGGCGGCGGGCCGCGGCGGCGATCTCCTCCGCCGGCACCCCCCGCTCGGCGATCATCTTGGCGGCCTGGTCGAGCCAGCCGCCCTGGACCGCCCGGCGGCGACGCAGGTCACGGGCCCGGTGCACCTGCTCAGTGATGTTGGCCAGGTGGAAGTAGGTGGAGAAGGCCCGGGCCAGCTTCGTGCCGGTCGTCACGTCGAGCCCGCCGAGCCGCTGCGCGGCGGCCGGGGCGTCGGTGCGGACCTGGGCGCGGATCTCCTCGACGAGGTCGAGCAGCGGTCGGCCTTCCTGGCGGGCGAGGGTCTGCCCGAGGAGGGTGCCGAGGCGGCGGATGTCGGCGCGAAGGGCGGCGTCGGGGCCGTCGTGGTCGTGCTGGTCGGTCACGATGCGCTCCTTACGTGAGTACGAAGGACAGCGCTGTCCGACTCCCTCGATCGTATCCATGGTGACCCGGCTGTCAGGAGGGGCCCCGGGTTGTCGCCTTCGTCATGCCCCCAAGCGTTGACGCCGACTCCGTTCTGTGGGGGTGATTCGCGCGGGCCCGCCAGTCCCGGACCGGCAGCGCCCGGTTCGTGGCGGTTTCCGGCCCGGTGAAGCGGCTGCTCCCACCGCTTCTACCGGGTGGACGCCGACCCGAGGCGGCGGATCGGGTACGCGCTTCCGTCAGTCGACGACGGCGAAGGCGCGGACCGGGAAGGTGCCCATCCCGGCCACCCTCGGCGGGGCGGCGGTGAACCGGAACCCCTCCGGGGGCAGGGCGTCCAGCCCGGTCAGGTGCTCCACGATCGGGATCCCGGCCGCCAGCAGGATGCTGTGCGCGGGGCGCTCGCCGGCCGCGACCGGGCCCATGTCGTCGATGTTGATCGAGTCGATGCCCACCAGGGCGGCGCCCGCGTCGACCAGGGCACCGGCACCGGCACCGGTCAGGTACGGAGCCTCGGGTGCGCCGTAGCGCTCGGTGCCGAAGTGCGCCGACCAGCCGGTGTGCAGCAGCACCGCCCTGCCGGCCACGTCGTACGGGGCCAGCAGCAGCCGGTCCACCGCGCGGACGTCGGCCGGCACCCGGACCACGACTCCGGGCAGTTCGGCGAGCCGGTCCAGCGGGGTGCCGGTGAGGTCGACGCCGTCGGCGTAGCGGTGTGCCGGGGTGTCCACGTACGTGCCGGTGTTGGCGATCATGTCGATCCTGCCGACGTGGAACTCGGTGCCCGGCGCGTAGTTCGCCCGGGACGCCTCGAACGTCAGCCAGTCGGTGATCCGTGGCGCCGGCCACCCGGGCAGGGTGACCATCCCGTCGGTGACGGGGTGGCTCAGCTCGACCAGTCGAGGGGCTCCGCCGGGCGACCGGGTGCCGACGCCGCGACCGCCCTTGTGCGGTTCCTCGATGATCGTCCTGTTGCTGATCCGGACGTCGGCCACCATCAGCAGGCCGAGGTGCCGGACGAAGAGCGCGGCGAGGTCCGCCTCGTCGACGTCCCGCCCCGGGATGTCCAGCCGGAAGCCCTCGGTCCGCAGCCTGCCACCGTTGGCGAAGCTCACCTCCGCGTCGAACCGCGCGCGCCACTGTCCGCTCATCCCGCCAGCGGATCATGGGACGGTGGCCTGGTCAAGGTCCGTTGCCGCAGGTCCACCCGGGGAGCGGGGAGCTGCGGGCCTCCCCGAACAGGTCCGCCCACCCCCGGCCCTCCCGGGTCGACGTACCTCATTCTCGGGCTGGTCCGGAGCGTGGTCTTGAAGATCCTTGTTCGTTCCCCGAAGTTCGGGGGAGCAGCCGCGCTCAGGCGGTGAGCAGGGCGCGGAGGCGGGCGGGCGGGTGGCCCACGTGGTCACGGACGACCCGGGTCAGGTGGGCCTGGTCGGCGAAGCCGTACGCCGAGGCCAGCTCACGCAGCGGCGGCCCGTCCGCCTCGGCGAGCGTGTCGAGGACCGCCCGGACCCGCAGCCGGTTGCGGTAGGCGGTGAGGCTGCTTCCGGTGACCCGCTGGAAGACCCGGCTGAGGTGGTGCGGTGACGTGCCCAGCCGCTGTGCCACGTCGTTCAGGCCCAGCGCGAAGTCGCCGGCGGTGAGCACCTCCCGCGCCCGGTCGGCCAGCTGGCGGTGGGCCGCCAGGGTGGCGGGCCGGCGCCGCACCGTACGGTCCAGGGCCGCGTCGGGCGGTTCGCCGTCGCCGCTGCCGCCGCTGTGCTGCAGCAGCCGGTCGAGGAAGCGGTGCAACCGCTCGGCCATCTCGAAGCGGTCCACTCCGCGGCGCAACTCGGCGATCAGCAGGCGGTGCGCCAGGTCGAGCCGGTCGTCGGCGGACCCGTCCCAGCCGGTGCGGTGCAGCCAGCCGTCCGCGTCGGGCCGGGCGGCCAGCACCTCCGGGTCGACCTCCAGGCAGGTGTACGAGTCGCCGCAGCCCAGCGGATGGGCCACCGCCAACTCGTCGCCCGGTCTGAGCATCAGCACCGAGGTGGCGTCGGCGAACCGGGTGCGACCGTTGACCCGCCGCCGGTACGCGCCGGACCGACCCAGGACCACCTTGTGGCTCTCCTGCTCGGCGGGCTCGGACCAGCCGTGGTGCTCGACGATGCAGCGCACCTGGTAGGCCAGTATCCCGTCCGGGTGCCCCAGCACCCGCCAGCGGGCGGGGGTGGTGTTCTGGCGCGGGTCGCTGCCCACTCCCTCCGGCATTCCTGCCTCCCCGGGTCGTCGGTCGCGCGGCGACGTGTCGGTTCCACGCGGGTGGGGGTCACGCCGTGGACTGCGATGCGACGTCCCACCGGAGAGATAGTGTCGACCTTCGTGCCCCCCGTCCAGGCGGACGAGGGGCGATCGTCGTGTCCCCGCCTCGGAAGTGATCATGACTGCGCTGATCGGACTGTTCGCCGCCGCCCTGGCCGATCCGGGTCTGGCCCGGGCGCGGGACCTGGCGCGCTCCGGCGCGGCCCAGGTCGACGGCCTCGACCTGACCGCCCCGCCGGCGCTGCGCCCGTTCGCGGTCGCCGCCGTCGCGGCGGATCCCGGCGACGCGGCGGGCGGGGGTGCGGGCCGCCCGGTGCTCGCCGTCACCGCGACCACCCGGGAGGCCGACGACCTCGCCGCCGCACTGGGCAGCCTGCTCCCACCCGGGCAGGTGGCGGTGTTCCCGAGCTGGGAGACGCTGCCCCACGAACGGCTCTCACCCCGGTCGGACACCGTCGGCCGGCGGCTGGCCGTGCTCCGCCGGCTGGCCCACCCGGACTCCGCCGACTCGCACGGGCGCACCGGCCGGCTGCGGGTGGTCGTCGCCCCGGTCCGCTCGGTGCTGCAACCGCAGCTCAAGGGGCTCGGCGACTTGGAGCCGGTGCAGCTCGCCGCCGGCGAGGAAGCCGACCTGGAGGACGTGGCCCGCCAGCTCACCGGCATGGCGTACGCGCGGGTCGACCTGGTCACCAAGCGGGGCGAGTTCGCCGTACGCGGCGGCATCCTGGACGTCTTCCCGCCGACCGACGAGCATCCCTCCCGGGTCGAGTTCTGGGGCGACGAGGTGGAGGAGATCCGCACCTTCGCCGTGGCCGACCAGCGCACCATCGAGCAGGTCGCGCAGCTCTGGGCACCGCCGTGCCGGGAACTGCTGCTCACCCCGTCGGTGCGCCGGCGGGCCGCCGCGTTGGCGCAGGAACACCCCGAGCTGACCGAGATCCTCGACAAGCTGGCCGAGGGCATCCCCGTCGAGGGCATGGAGTCCCTGGCCCCGGCGCTGATCGGCGCGGACTCGATGGAGCTGTTGCTGGACTGCATGCCGGCGGGCACCCACGTGCTGTTGTGCGACCCGGAGCGCATCCGCACCCGGGCGCACGACCTGGTGCGTACCTCGGCGGAGTTCCTCGCGGCGAGCTGGGCCGCCGCCGCCGTCGGCGGCCAGGCCCCGGTCGACCTCGGCGCTGCCGCCTTCCGCACCCTGGCCGAGGTGCGCGCCGCCGCCGGGCGGCTGCGCCAGCCCTGGTGGACGCTGTCGCCGTTCGGTCTGGCCGAGCCCGACGCGGAGCCGACCCGGCAGCCCTGGGAGGACGAGCCGGAGACCGCCGACGTCATCCCCGACGACGCGGTCGCGGTGGCCCTGGCCGCCCAACCGGCTCCGCTCTACCACGGCGAGACCGCACGGGTGGTCGACGACCTCAAGCGGTGGACAGGCGAGGGCTGGTCGGTCGCGCTGGTCTTCGAGGGGCACGGCCCCGCCCAACGGGCCGTGGAGGTGCTCCGCGACGCCGGGCTGGGCGCCCGGCTGACCGAACAGGTGCCGACCGCCCCGGCCCCCGGTGAGGTGCTGGTCACCTGCGGCTCGCTGGCCAGCGGCTTCGTCGACGAGGCGTCCCGGTTCGTGCTGCTCACCGGCAACGACGTCACCGGCGGGCGGGGCACCTCCACCCGCGACATGCGCAAGATGCCCAGCCGGCGACGCAACACCATCGACCCGCTGGAGCTGAAGGCCGGCGACCACGTGGTGCACGAACAGCACGGCATCGGCCGGTACGTCGAGCTGGTGCAGCGCGTCGTCAACGGGGCCAGCCGGGAGTACCTGGTCATCGAGTACGCCGCCAGCAAGCGCGGCCAGCCCGGTGACCGGCTGTTCGTGCCCACCGACCAGCTCGACCAGCTCTCCCGCTACGTCGGCGGTGAACAGCCCACCCTGCACAAGATGGGCGGCTCCGACTGGCAGAAGTCCAAGGCACGGGCTCGCAAGGCGGTCAGGGAGATCGCCGCGCAGCTCATCCAGCTCTACGCGGCCCGCAAGGCGTCCAAGGGGCACGCGTTCGGGCCGGACACCCCGTGGCAGCGGGAGCTGGAGGACGCCTTCCCCTGGCAGGAGACCCCCGACCAGCTCGCCGCGATCGAGGAGGTCAAGGGGGACATGGAGCAGACCGTCCCGATGGACCGGCTGATCTGCGGCGACGTCGGGTACGGCAAGACCGAGATCGCGGTGCGCGCGGCGTTCAAGGCGGTGCAGGACGGCAAGCAGGTCGCCGTGCTGGTGCCCACCACCCTGCTCGTGCAGCAGCACTACAACACGTTCGCCGAGCGGATGAGCCAGTTCCCGGTGGAGATCAGGCAGCTGTCCCGGTTCCAGACGCCGAAGGAGGCCGAGCAGACCCTGGCGATGGCCGGCGACGGCACCGCCGACATCGTCATCGGCACCCACCGGCTGCTCCAGGCGGCCACCCGGTTCAAGTCGCTGGGTCTGGTCATCGTCGACGAGGAGCAGCGCTTCGGCGTCGAGCACAAGGAACACCTGAAGTCGATGCGGGCCTCGGTGGACGTGCTGAGCATGTCGGCCACCCCGATCCCCCGAACGCTGGAGATGGCGATCACCGGCATCCGGGAGATGTCCACCATCGCCACCCCGCCGGAGGAGCGGCACCCGGTGCTGACCGCCGTCGGGGCGTACGACGAGCGGCAGGTGGCTGCCGCGATCCACCGCGAGTTGCTGCGCGACGGGCAGGTGTTCTACCTGCACAACCGGGTGGAGTCGATCGAGCGGACGGCGCGGAAGCTGCGCGAGCTGGTGCCGGAGGCGCGGGTGGCGGTGGCGCACGGCCAACTGGGTGAGGAGGCGCTGGAGAAGGTCATGGTCGGCTTCTGGGAGAAGGAGTTCGACGTGCTGGTCTGCACCACGATCGTGGAGTCCGGCATCGACATCCCGAACGCCAACACCCTGATCGTGGAGCGCGCCGACCTGCTGGGCCTGGCCCAGCTGCACCAGATCCGGGGCCGGGTGGGCCGTGGGCGGGAGCGGGCGTACGCCTACTTCCTCTATCCGCGGGACAAGCCGCTGACCGAGCACGCGCACGAGCGGCTCGCCACCATCGCCCAGCACACCGAGCTGGGCGCGGGCATGTACGTGGCGATGAAGGACCTGGAGATCCGGGGCGCGGGCAACCTGCTCGGCGGTGAGCAGTCCGGCCACATCGAGGGCGTCGGCTTCGACCTGTACGTGCGCATGGTGGGCGAGGCGGTGCAGGCGTTCAAGGGCGAACGCCCCGAGGAGGAGACGGACGTCAAGATCGATCTTCCGGTCGACGCGCACCTGCCGCACGACTACGTCGCCGTGGAGCGGCTGCGCCTGGAGATGTACCGCAAGCTCGCCGAGGCGCGCGACGAGGAGCGGCTGCGCGAGGTGGCCGCCGAGATGACCGACCGGTACGGCGAGCCGCCCGCTCCGGTGCAGAACCTGCTGGCGGTGGCCCGGTTCCGGCTGCTGGCCCGCTGCTATGGCCTCACCGACGTCAGCATGCAGGGCAGGCACCTGCGGTTCGGCCCGCTGCCACTGCCGGACTCCAAGCAGCTTCGGCTCAAGCGTTACCACCCCGACTCGGTCTACAAGGCGGCCCTCGACCAGGTCAGCGTGCCCCGTCCGACCACCCGCCGGGTCGGCGGCGAACCGCTGCGCGACCAGGCTCTCCTGGACTGGTGCGCCCAACTCCTGCACGACGTCCTGGGCTCCCCCACCCCCGCCGGCTCTCGTCGATCATGAAGTTGTTCCGGTCCCGCCCGACGTGTCGCGGTCACAACTTCGTGGTCAGTCGGGGCCGGGTGGGGCGGGATGGGAAGGGGCCGGGGTGGGCAGGTGGGCGGGGGCGGGGTGGGGGTGGGTGGGGGGCATGAGAGAGTGACGGGCATGCGTGCTCGCCGTCTTGTCGCCGTCGCCAGCGTGGCGGTCGGCCTCGTCGCCCTCTCCGGTTGCCGTACCGAGCCCGGTGTCGCCGCGTATGTCGGCGATCACCGCATCACCGAGGACGCGGTCACCGCCGTCCTCGACGACGCGCGGGCGAAGAACCCGGCACCGACGGCGGCTCCCGAGAACGGGCAGCCGCCCCAGCAGCCGGTTCTGCCGGGGCGCAGCCAGGTGGTGACCACGCTGGTGCTCGCCGAGGTGTGTGAGCGGGTGTCGGCGGAGGAGGGCTACCAGCCGCAGGGCCAGGCCCCTCCGGGGCAGATCGCCCAGCGCTTCGGCCTGTCGCCCGAGACCGACTACGTGCAGCTCCTCGCCGATCTCGGCACCTGCCTGTCGGGCATCCCGGCGGGCCAGCCGGTCGAGCCGACGCCGCAGGAGCTGGCGGATCTGGTGGCTGCCGGCAAGCGGGCCAGTCCCGAGCTGGCCGCGCAGCCCGACGAGGCCGTGGCCCGGCAGCTCGACGTGCCGACCCTGCGCAACGCCCTGGGCAGCCGGGACTCCCTGGCCGCCGTGGTGGAGCGCTACGACGTCACCGTCAACCCGCGCTACCGTCCGCTGGAGTACCCGCTGCTCAACCTCACGGTGGACATCCCCGCGGTGACGGTGCCGCTGGGCGAGCCGGCGTCCGACGTCGTCACCGACGTCTCCACCCCGGATCCGCTGCCGGCCGGCAGGGGAACCGGCCCGACCGACGGCTGAGATGACTCCCCGGATCGTCCTGCTGGTGACCTCGCCCCGGTTGCCGGCCGGCCTGCTGACGGCCGCCGCCTGGGACGTCGTCCGCGCCGCGGCGGTGTTCGCCGGCGAGGAGACCGAGCTGACCACGGCGGTACGGGCGGCGGGCGCGCAGGTCACCGTGCCCGACGGGCCGGCGGTCCCGGTGCTGCTCGACGCGGCCCGGGGGAGTGGCACGGCCGTGTGGCTGGCCGGGCCGGCCGGTGACGAGTCCCTGGCCCGGGAGTTGGGCCTGCGGTTGGCCCGGGAACCGGGGCTGGCCGAGCTGGAGTTGATGTACGGCTCCTGGGATCCGCCGGGCGCCCGGCTGCTCGACGCGGTGGCGGTGATGGACCGGCTCGCCTCTCCCGGCGGTGATCCGTGGAAGCGGGCGCAGACCCACCGCAGCCTCGCCGGCTTCCTGTTGGAGGAGTGCTACGAGGCGTACGACGCGATCAGCGCCGACGACACCGACGCGTTGCGTGAGGAACTGGGCGACGTGCTGCTCCAGGTGGTGCTGCACGCGCGCCTGGCCGAGGAACTGCCCGAGGGCGCACGCTGGTCGATCGACGACGTGGCCGGCGGACTGGTCGACAAGATGGTGCGGCGCAATCCGCACGTCTTCGCCGACGACGCCGCCGACTCCATCGAGGAGATCGAGGCCAACTGGGAACGCATCAAGCGGTCCGAGAAGGCCCGCGACTCGGTGCTCGACGGCATCGCCCTGAGCCAGCCGGCCCTGGCCCTGGCCGCGAAGGTTCTCGACCGGGCGGCCCGGGTGGGTCTGGCGGTGCCGCCGCCACTGGCCGACTCCCAGGTTGACGCGGAGGCTCGGCTCGGCGCGAGCCTGCTGGCGGCCGTCGCCGCCGCCCGCGAGGCCGGGCTGGACCCGGAGGCGGCGCTGCGTCGCACGACCCTGGCGTACGCCGACGCCGTCCGCGCCGTCGAGCGGGGCGACACCGGCTGAGGCCGCGCACAGGCCTCGATCCGGCGGAGGTGCCGGCCGGGCGCTCGGGACGCTCGAGGACCTGCCCGCCGACGGCGGGGGCCCGCACGGGCCCTCGGCGGTACCGGAGCGCCGTGGCGTCGACACCGTTAAGGTCGGCGGATGGAAGAGTTCGCCCCTCTTGCCGAGCGGATCGTCGAGGCGTTGCTGGCGTCCCGGCCGCGCCTGGCCGCCTCGGCGGGAGATCACCGGTGGGACGACCGGCTGCCGGACCTGTCCGTCGAGGCGGTGGCGGCGGACCGGGCGATGCTCGTCGACGCGTCCGACGCGCTCTCCGAGGTCGACCCCGATGCGCTGGACGTCGACGAGCGGGTGGACCACGCCATGCTCAGCGCGCTCGTCGACCGGGAACTGTTCGAGGCGGACGAGATCCGGGCGTACGAGTGGGATCCGCTGGCGCACAACCCCGGCCCGCTGCTGCACGCGTTGGTGGCCCGGTCCTATGCGCCGCCCGACGAGCGCCTGGCCCGGCTCGCCGGTCGGCTGGCCGCCGTACCGGATGCTCTGGCGACCGCCCGGGCGACGCTGCGGGACATGCCGCGGGTGCACGCCGAGACGGCGGTGGGGCAGTTCACCGGCGCGGCGG
Protein-coding regions in this window:
- a CDS encoding nucleoside triphosphate pyrophosphohydrolase; amino-acid sequence: MTPRIVLLVTSPRLPAGLLTAAAWDVVRAAAVFAGEETELTTAVRAAGAQVTVPDGPAVPVLLDAARGSGTAVWLAGPAGDESLARELGLRLAREPGLAELELMYGSWDPPGARLLDAVAVMDRLASPGGDPWKRAQTHRSLAGFLLEECYEAYDAISADDTDALREELGDVLLQVVLHARLAEELPEGARWSIDDVAGGLVDKMVRRNPHVFADDAADSIEEIEANWERIKRSEKARDSVLDGIALSQPALALAAKVLDRAARVGLAVPPPLADSQVDAEARLGASLLAAVAAAREAGLDPEAALRRTTLAYADAVRAVERGDTG
- the mfd gene encoding transcription-repair coupling factor codes for the protein MTALIGLFAAALADPGLARARDLARSGAAQVDGLDLTAPPALRPFAVAAVAADPGDAAGGGAGRPVLAVTATTREADDLAAALGSLLPPGQVAVFPSWETLPHERLSPRSDTVGRRLAVLRRLAHPDSADSHGRTGRLRVVVAPVRSVLQPQLKGLGDLEPVQLAAGEEADLEDVARQLTGMAYARVDLVTKRGEFAVRGGILDVFPPTDEHPSRVEFWGDEVEEIRTFAVADQRTIEQVAQLWAPPCRELLLTPSVRRRAAALAQEHPELTEILDKLAEGIPVEGMESLAPALIGADSMELLLDCMPAGTHVLLCDPERIRTRAHDLVRTSAEFLAASWAAAAVGGQAPVDLGAAAFRTLAEVRAAAGRLRQPWWTLSPFGLAEPDAEPTRQPWEDEPETADVIPDDAVAVALAAQPAPLYHGETARVVDDLKRWTGEGWSVALVFEGHGPAQRAVEVLRDAGLGARLTEQVPTAPAPGEVLVTCGSLASGFVDEASRFVLLTGNDVTGGRGTSTRDMRKMPSRRRNTIDPLELKAGDHVVHEQHGIGRYVELVQRVVNGASREYLVIEYAASKRGQPGDRLFVPTDQLDQLSRYVGGEQPTLHKMGGSDWQKSKARARKAVREIAAQLIQLYAARKASKGHAFGPDTPWQRELEDAFPWQETPDQLAAIEEVKGDMEQTVPMDRLICGDVGYGKTEIAVRAAFKAVQDGKQVAVLVPTTLLVQQHYNTFAERMSQFPVEIRQLSRFQTPKEAEQTLAMAGDGTADIVIGTHRLLQAATRFKSLGLVIVDEEQRFGVEHKEHLKSMRASVDVLSMSATPIPRTLEMAITGIREMSTIATPPEERHPVLTAVGAYDERQVAAAIHRELLRDGQVFYLHNRVESIERTARKLRELVPEARVAVAHGQLGEEALEKVMVGFWEKEFDVLVCTTIVESGIDIPNANTLIVERADLLGLAQLHQIRGRVGRGRERAYAYFLYPRDKPLTEHAHERLATIAQHTELGAGMYVAMKDLEIRGAGNLLGGEQSGHIEGVGFDLYVRMVGEAVQAFKGERPEEETDVKIDLPVDAHLPHDYVAVERLRLEMYRKLAEARDEERLREVAAEMTDRYGEPPAPVQNLLAVARFRLLARCYGLTDVSMQGRHLRFGPLPLPDSKQLRLKRYHPDSVYKAALDQVSVPRPTTRRVGGEPLRDQALLDWCAQLLHDVLGSPTPAGSRRS
- a CDS encoding helix-turn-helix domain-containing protein, translating into MPEGVGSDPRQNTTPARWRVLGHPDGILAYQVRCIVEHHGWSEPAEQESHKVVLGRSGAYRRRVNGRTRFADATSVLMLRPGDELAVAHPLGCGDSYTCLEVDPEVLAARPDADGWLHRTGWDGSADDRLDLAHRLLIAELRRGVDRFEMAERLHRFLDRLLQHSGGSGDGEPPDAALDRTVRRRPATLAAHRQLADRAREVLTAGDFALGLNDVAQRLGTSPHHLSRVFQRVTGSSLTAYRNRLRVRAVLDTLAEADGPPLRELASAYGFADQAHLTRVVRDHVGHPPARLRALLTA
- a CDS encoding cyclase family protein is translated as MSGQWRARFDAEVSFANGGRLRTEGFRLDIPGRDVDEADLAALFVRHLGLLMVADVRISNRTIIEEPHKGGRGVGTRSPGGAPRLVELSHPVTDGMVTLPGWPAPRITDWLTFEASRANYAPGTEFHVGRIDMIANTGTYVDTPAHRYADGVDLTGTPLDRLAELPGVVVRVPADVRAVDRLLLAPYDVAGRAVLLHTGWSAHFGTERYGAPEAPYLTGAGAGALVDAGAALVGIDSINIDDMGPVAAGERPAHSILLAAGIPIVEHLTGLDALPPEGFRFTAAPPRVAGMGTFPVRAFAVVD
- the ppc gene encoding phosphoenolpyruvate carboxylase — protein: MTDQHDHDGPDAALRADIRRLGTLLGQTLARQEGRPLLDLVEEIRAQVRTDAPAAAQRLGGLDVTTGTKLARAFSTYFHLANITEQVHRARDLRRRRAVQGGWLDQAAKMIAERGVPAEEIAAAARRLAVRPVFTAHPTEAARRSILSKLRAIADELDAETANAILYGASDEGPANRRLAELLDLMWQTDELRLDRPDPTDEARNAIYYLRDLYAEAAPQVLDDLAETLRTLGVETSPTARPLTFGTWIGGDRDGNPFVTPSVTREVLVIQHEHGLAATEAAMDELINEVSVSRRLRGVSLDLSASLATDLDALPEVAPRFRRVNAEEPYRLKARCVRAKLANTRARLRQGTPHVPGRDYKGSAELVADLELLRASLARNSGQLTAVGRLASTIRTVSAFGLHLATMDVREHAEKHHEVLTQLYGAVGEVDDYPSLSRLERTKLLADELAGRRPLSTADTPLSESARKTFDVFGTIREAQDRFGAEVIESYIISMTLGVDDVLAAVVLAREAGLVDVNSGRARIGFVPLLETPAELNAGGELLDELLSLPAYRALVAARGDVQEVMLGYSDSNKEAGITTSQWSIHRAQRALRDVAARHGVRLRLFHGRGGTVGRGGGPTHDAILAQPYGTLDGAIKVTEQGEVISDKYTLPALARENLELSVAAVLQATLLHTGPRQPAEMLERWDATMDVVSESAFRSYRSLVEDPDLPAYFWASTPTELLGALNIGSRPAKRPNTGAGLAGLRAIPWVFGWTQTRQIVPGWFGVGSGLAAAREAGHADVLAEMHRNWHFFRTFLSNVEMMLSKTDLTIARRYVDTLVPKKLHPIFAKIEEEYELTRREVLAVTASPELLDNSPVLQRTLAVRDTYLEPLHHLQVALLRQYRESGAAGRAVATAPGGRRAPSDGTALERALLTTVNGIAAGMRNTG